Proteins from a single region of Penaeus monodon isolate SGIC_2016 chromosome 12, NSTDA_Pmon_1, whole genome shotgun sequence:
- the LOC119579427 gene encoding 40S ribosomal protein S27, producing the protein MPLAKDLLHPSPAEEKKKCKLKRLVQHPNSYFMDVKCPGCFKISTVFSHAQTVVACVGCATVLCQPTGGKAKLTDGCSFRRKQN; encoded by the exons ATGCCT CTCGCAAAAGATTTACTGCATCCCTCACCTgctgaggagaagaagaaatgcaAGCTCAAACGCCTTGTGCAGCACCCTAACTCCTACTTCATGGATGTTAAGTGCCCAG gCTGCTTCAAGATTTCCACAGTTTTCTCCCACGCCCAGACAGTAGTAGCATGTGTAGGCTGTGCAACAGTTCTATGCCAGCCAACTGGTGGGAAGGCTAAGCTTACAGATG GATGTTCATTCAGAAGGAAGCAGAACTAA